The following DNA comes from Oligoflexia bacterium.
TCAGCCGAGTGTTCATTAAAAATAATCTGTACTATATCTTTGTTAAAGCACTATAACTTTTTATAGGAAAGCACTCCAAGTAAATCTATAAAGTACTATCCACTCTCAAATAATCAACTCCCCAACATTTTCTTACTTATAAGTCTGCCCCAGCCAAAGGAATAACTGGAAAACCACCCATTTCTGGAAGAACCCAATAATTGTCATTAATAAAAAATAACCAACTATCCAAAGGTTCATTATCTTGGTTATAAAAATGGTCGAGCGTCACTTGTTCTTGCGCACTGTTGGTGTTGCAATTATCACATAAGACACACGAAAAATAATGATTGTTTTGTGCAGTTGTATACCACGTACCAGCAGCAATCAATGTTCCAGTCTGACTGCCGGTAATACTATTATTAGCTGTAAAAGAATTGTTAAGTTTAAGCTTTGCATTATTTTGGACATAAACATCACCAATAAGTCCACCTGACAAACCATTGCTCGAAACAGTTTGAGCAATAGAGTATACATTGTTGATTGTAGAAAATGTTCCAGCTAGATCGAAAACTTTGCCAATAAAACCACCACATATAGTATCATTACATGCAACTGAGCCAGATGCATATGCATTAGCAATATTTGCCCTACTAATCGTTCCAGCAAAACCGCCTGCTTCTTTTATTGCGTTGACATTTCCGGTTGCATAGCACCATTCTATATTTTGAATGCGTCCATATGATCCAACCAAACCTGCAAAGCCACCAACACCAAATTCACCCGTTACATTGCCCATAGCATAGCTTCTACTAATATTAACTTCACCAGAGACACTACCAATCAATCCACCAGAATAATAAGCAAAATCGCTTGCTTCTACGTTTCCTGTAGCATGTGCATGCTTTATGGTTCCTCTATTAACAGATCCAATTAATCCACCAGCACTATGTCCATCCACCAATACAACATTGGCTGTTGAATAGCTGTTTTCAATACTAGCATCAGACATTGCTCCAATCAATCCTCCTACATTGACACAAGAGCCATTGCACCGAACTGAACCTTGTGAAAATGATTCTGTAATCATAGCCTGACTACCACCTAAGTAACCAACCAAACCACCAACATTTCCGCCATCAGCGCTATTGACAATAATATCTACTGAAGCACTAGAGTTTTTAATAGTATGGTTTGAAGTATTTCCAATCAGTCCCGCCACGCTTGAACGACCTTGAATTGTTCCATTTAAAAAATGGATGTTTTCTATAAAGCTATCGCTCCCTGTAGACTGTCCCAAAACCCCGCCAACACGCCAAGCGTTTGACATTATATTTCCATTGACCGTAATACCAGACAGTACAGAGTCACGTGAAGATCCGGCAAGCAAACCATAATAACCGACCACATTTTCTTCTGATCCATTGACATTGATATCAAAATCAACCAGGTTAACATCCACTATTTTTGAGGTGTCAATTTGAGAAAATAGTCCAATATAATCAGATGTTTGCCGCAAGAGAACTTGTGACACATCATAAACAGGAAGTGTTGGTGCAAAGGCACCGCCAGTATCATATTTATAACCTACAAAATCATGATTTAAACCTATCAAAGAACCTGTGAAACTTTGACCCTGATTATCGCCACCTATGGTAAAGTAACGATGGTCTTCAGAGTAAAAATTTGTAAAATCAACATCAGAACACAGTAAATAATGTTTCGTAAACGCATTTACATCAGAGGCTAAAGAATAAATTTGTTCCGGTGTGTACAACTCATAACGATTACCCACTTCACCATTACCTAAATTATTGTAAGCAACTAAGTTTGGATGTGTGTCTTGGTTATATGTACAGTGTAAAAACTCAACCTCTTTGTTGATTGATAAGTCGTTTAAACCATTTAAAACAGCATAAATTGCAACAATTTGCTCAATTTGATTACGAACATAAAACTCGTTCTTATAAGAATCACTATTAGATAATATTGTACTGGTAATGGCTTGACTGCAAGATGCATCTGAAAAAAACTGCGCATTTCCATTTTGATTTAAATTGAGTGTATAACTTGATGCTATCATTCCACCTAGAGGTGCAGGGTTTTGAGGCGCATTTATAGGAATATTTATTAGCCCTACTTGATACGGACCCAAGCATGTTCCGGTTAAACCATGATCAGGACCGTCAAGGAAAAGCTCTGGATCCAACTGCTTAATAATCAAACCGTTTAAACCTAAATTTTTGTTGGACTGTTCTCCTACATGTTGTCTTTGATCAGCACACGAAATTAAAAAACATATACTTAATATAATAATTAACTTTTTCATTTTTCCCCTAATCTAATTCAAATAATGATGTTATGCGTTAATAACATATTTTTACTCGCAAATCAATCCCTTTTTGTATACAATGATATCCATTACCTTAAACCACGCTCTTTAAAAAAGCTTTGGTTTCTTTGAATGCATCCATATCATGATCAATAGAAA
Coding sequences within:
- a CDS encoding GLUG motif-containing protein; its protein translation is MKKLIIILSICFLISCADQRQHVGEQSNKNLGLNGLIIKQLDPELFLDGPDHGLTGTCLGPYQVGLINIPINAPQNPAPLGGMIASSYTLNLNQNGNAQFFSDASCSQAITSTILSNSDSYKNEFYVRNQIEQIVAIYAVLNGLNDLSINKEVEFLHCTYNQDTHPNLVAYNNLGNGEVGNRYELYTPEQIYSLASDVNAFTKHYLLCSDVDFTNFYSEDHRYFTIGGDNQGQSFTGSLIGLNHDFVGYKYDTGGAFAPTLPVYDVSQVLLRQTSDYIGLFSQIDTSKIVDVNLVDFDINVNGSEENVVGYYGLLAGSSRDSVLSGITVNGNIMSNAWRVGGVLGQSTGSDSFIENIHFLNGTIQGRSSVAGLIGNTSNHTIKNSSASVDIIVNSADGGNVGGLVGYLGGSQAMITESFSQGSVRCNGSCVNVGGLIGAMSDASIENSYSTANVVLVDGHSAGGLIGSVNRGTIKHAHATGNVEASDFAYYSGGLIGSVSGEVNISRSYAMGNVTGEFGVGGFAGLVGSYGRIQNIEWCYATGNVNAIKEAGGFAGTISRANIANAYASGSVACNDTICGGFIGKVFDLAGTFSTINNVYSIAQTVSSNGLSGGLIGDVYVQNNAKLKLNNSFTANNSITGSQTGTLIAAGTWYTTAQNNHYFSCVLCDNCNTNSAQEQVTLDHFYNQDNEPLDSWLFFINDNYWVLPEMGGFPVIPLAGADL